The DNA region CGCTTCTTCTCGTTGCTGTAGTAGTCGATGTCCTTACGCTTGACGGGTCTCGCTTGCAGCGGTATTCTGCCCctcttttgcaaaaacCATTGGGGACTTAGATGCGCTTTTAGACCCAGTTGGTTGAAGTAGCGAGCGGTGAACTCACCGCCCGCCTTTTCGATGGCCTGGATGGCGTCCTTAGAGGCTCTTGTAGCCTCAATCTTGATGGGGAGGTTGTAGAACTGTTTGCCCTCGCCCAGGACCTTGATCCCATGCTTTATGGAGCCCGTCACCAGCCCGATgtctttcattttcttcatgtcCAGAGTCTCACCGGGGGCCAGGTTCAGGCGCCCTTTGCGGTGGAACCACATTATTCTTTCCAGATTCAGCTCGTTGAGCGTCAGAGATGTGACGTTTGTGAAACCGATCTTGGGAAACAGCTTGTAGATGGGCGTCTGGCCACCCTCGAACCACGACTTAACCTTCCCGCGCGCTTTCTGACCCTTCTGACCTCTTGTCGACGTTTTACCTCTGCCAGAGGACGGACCTCTTCCGACTCTTTTGTATGCCTTAATCGAGCCCTCTGAAGGGCGTAGCTGGGAAAGAATAGAAACCTGCCGGCATTGCGAGACGGCGAGCTGCCTCAAGCCGGTCTGAATCCCCTGGAAAACCCCAGTAGAGCGTGTCAAAAGCATTGCAGCGGCTGATTTCGACCAATACGGAAGCTTACAGACCGGTTTCTCTTGCCCAAGAAGCGCATCCTGCCAATTAGAAAATTTTAGTAGAACGGGTTTTCGTGTGCTCTCCGCTCCATTGTATGTGACCTCGAATCTCAGCGGTATTTAACAACAGCTTCTATGGCCAAGTTGGTAAGGCGCCACACTAGTAATGTGGAGATCATCAGTTCAAATCTGGTTGGAAGCAtttatttttcaatttttaATATTTTAACTatcgaagatgaagctgaTGATCTGCGAGTGGCACGTGATTAGAGTGCATTCGATGTCATCAGTCAATGACGTCTTCTACACCCAAAACTACGCGAAGTCGAGCGCCTACTATTTCTGGAAGCCATTCTTGCTGAGAGATCTGCGATTTCGACGAATGCGTTTTTTTGGCGCAGCGTTTCCTGGTAGCTTGACGATGTGATTGGACCTAAAGTTAGTTCTCGTTTACGATCCAAAGCACCCAAAAACGGTGATCATGACAACAATGACGCATGGAACGCGAAAAAAAGATAAACAGGCACTgtgggcttgaaaaagccCGGAGAATGTCGCAAGGCGTAGGCGTGCAGTGAGAATTGAAATATGTGGGTATTGATATTATATGCTTAGGTCCTTGAATGGAGAAAATGGTCGTAGATTACATATCCGGAAGGGTGTTTAGGTTTCCGGTGCCGCCCTTCGGGCGAAAAAGTGCGTTTTTTAGCAGCCTTGGGCATCGGGATCAGTCCGAGTCCGGGTTCACAATGCGTAGAGGCCCGTGTTCTTGTGTCACGTCTGGTAGCGAGCCATTGCTGAGCCTTATTCGGCCGAAGCTGTCCTCGAAGGTGGGACTCGCTTGTAGGTATTCGTCGGTGAACTGAGCGTCGTtagacgaggaagaggcgTTCAGCGAGGTGTTGCGGCGGGTCGCCCCGGCGAGCGGCACGGCGCCCGTACCGCCAAAAGAGTAGGGCTGATGCTGTTTCGTTTCCTCCAAGTCGGCCTCGCGGCGGTTGCGGCGGCgccagaacaaaaagaagacgGTCGCTGCTATTAGGAAGGAGCCCACAATGGCGCCGATGACCACGCCCGCGATGGCGCCGCCTGAAAGCGACTTTTTGGATTTGCCGTTTGAGTTGTTCTTGGTACTGGCGTTGGCTTGCGCGGAGGAGCTGGGGGCCTCCACTATCGTCGTAGCAGTCACGTACATGGTCGAGCGATTATTGTTGGACAGTGTAACGACTGACACAGACGCAGTGACCATGGTGGTGCGCGAAAGGGTTACCGACGTGGCCGATACGGAGGGCGAGTTTGTAGCTGAAACAGTAGAGCTGGTGCTCGAGGGCGTGGCCGAGCTTGAGGTGGAGGAGGAAGCTGGGGAAGACGAGCTTGGTTGAGAAGACGACGATggcgacgacgacgacgaggcGGAGGACGTAGCAGCGCTGGTGCTGGAGCTTGTGTCGGAGCTCGAAGTGGAGCTCGCGCTGGAGGAGGTGCTGGAGCTCGAGCTGGAGCTCGAGGCGGAAGTGCTGCTCGAGCGCGTGGTGGAGCTTGAGGTTGTGGAGCTCTGGGAGCTGGAGCTCGTGCTGGACTTGGTGCtggagcttgagcttgagctcgtGCTC from Lachancea thermotolerans CBS 6340 chromosome C complete sequence includes:
- the MRPL10 gene encoding mitochondrial 54S ribosomal protein uL15m (similar to uniprot|P36520 Saccharomyces cerevisiae YNL284C MRPL10 Mitochondrial ribosomal protein of the large subunit appears as two protein spots (YmL10 and YmL18) on two-dimensional SDS gels), giving the protein MLLTRSTGVFQGIQTGLRQLAVSQCRQVSILSQLRPSEGSIKAYKRVGRGPSSGRGKTSTRGQKGQKARGKVKSWFEGGQTPIYKLFPKIGFTNVTSLTLNELNLERIMWFHRKGRLNLAPGETLDMKKMKDIGLVTGSIKHGIKVLGEGKQFYNLPIKIEATRASKDAIQAIEKAGGEFTARYFNQLGLKAHLSPQWFLQKRGRIPLQARPVKRKDIDYYSNEKKRGYLVKENDPLLQQIQQAQAGGHDHLVKKGGKKSALELQLESVQDMHASKSAPSRIITLEELTK
- the WSC2 gene encoding Wsc2p (some similarities with uniprot|Q12215 Saccharomyces cerevisiae YOL105C WSC3 cell wall integrity and stress response component 3 Putative integral membrane protein containing novel cysteine motif. Similarity to SLG1 (WSC1) WSC2 and WSC4), encoding MKTLLKVPWAVLALTSMARVSQAATASYSQVGCYKEADLESALSSKGSYIYQSVSYCEEQCDGSEVAALLGGNTCYCGDASALGGASSGDSSNCNTKCAGWPYDTCGGSGYMQVYVREGVSVPSASASSSASSSSASSTSSSTSTSTSSSSSSSTKSSTSSSSQSSTTSSSTTRSSSTSASSSSSSSSTSSSASSTSSSDTSSSTSAATSSASSSSSPSSSSQPSSSSPASSSTSSSATPSSTSSTVSATNSPSVSATSVTLSRTTMVTASVSVVTLSNNNRSTMYVTATTIVEAPSSSAQANASTKNNSNGKSKKSLSGGAIAGVVIGAIVGSFLIAATVFFLFWRRRNRREADLEETKQHQPYSFGGTGAVPLAGATRRNTSLNASSSSNDAQFTDEYLQASPTFEDSFGRIRLSNGSLPDVTQEHGPLRIVNPDSD